In the Candidatus Poribacteria bacterium genome, AATCGCCGATGTTGATTTAAAAATCCCAGCGGGATCGTTCACCGTTGTTACCGGACAGATCGGTTCAGGCAAAACGACGCTGGTTCAAGCACTCTTGGGTGTCCTACCGAAACAGGCGGGAGAAATTCGCTGGAATGGTGAAACCGTTGAGGATCCGAAATCGTTTTTTATTCCCCCCCGTTGTGCATATACGCCGCAAACACCGAAACTCTTCAGCGAAAAACTGAGTGCTAACATCCTTATGGGTTTGCCGTGGAATTGGGACGACCTTAATCGGGCAATTCGACTCGGTGTCATGGAGACAGATCTACCAACGCTCGAAGACGGTCTTGAAACGGTTGTTGGACCGCGGGGCGTCAAGTTATCAGGTGGACAGATGCAGCGCACCGCAGCGGCACGCATGTTTGTCCGAGACTCGGAATTACTCGTATTTGATGATCTCTCGTCTGGACTTGATGTTGAGACGGAACAGACTTTGTGGGAACGCCTCTTTGAAACGAGACGCGCGACCTGCCTCGTTGTTTCGCATCGACGACCTGCCTTGCGTCGTGCAGATCAAATTATTGTGCTGAAAGACGGTCACGTTGAAGCAGTCGGAACGCTGGATGAACTGCTCGCTTCCTCCGAGGAGATGCGGAAGTTGTGGGCAAGCGACTGAAGTTGAGTCGAGCATAAAACTTTCACAGGTTTTGCTTTAAGTAGTGTCCAAGTAATTTCAAAATCTACTATAAAATAAAAAAGAGGCTCTTATGAAAATCAAGGTGTTTTTGGGTCTGATGTTCTTGATTTCTTCAATGTGTTTGTATGTGTCCGACACGACTGCTGAATATGAACCCTATACGCAACTCGGCTTACCCGAAAGTGCTAAAACGCGCCTCAATAAGGGACAGGTACGTGAAATTGCGTATTCCCCGGATAGCACGCTTCTTGCGGTAGCGAGCAGCATCGGTATTTGGATCTATGATGCACAAACCGGTGAAGAACGCAATTTGCTCACGGGGCATCTGGGGCCGGTCAATAGTGTGGCATTTAGCCCGGATGGAAAAACACTCGCAAGTGGAAGTAGGGACAAGACTCTCCGTTTATGGGATGTCAGCACTGGCAATCCCATACGCACACTCACAGAGCATCTGGGGCCGGTCAATAGTGTGGTGTTTAGCCCGGATGGGAAAACACTCGCAAGTGGGAGTAAGGATAAAACCGTCCGTTTATGGGAGGTCAGCACTGGCAAGCCCATGCGGACACTCATAGGCAATACGACGAGTCCTGTCTATATCTATAGCGTAGCGTTTAGTCCTGATGGACAGACGCTCGCAAGTGGGAGTGATGACAAGACTATCCGTCTATGGGATGTCAGCACTGGCAATCTCATACGCACACTCACAGGGCATACGGATGTGGTTTGGCGCATGGCGTTTAGCTCAGATGGAAAAACACTCGCAAGCGGGAGTAGGGACAAGACTATCCGTTTATGGGATGTCAACACTGGCAATCCCATACGCACACTACTCATAGGGTATACGGATACGGATGCGGTTTTGAGCATGGCGTTTAGTCCAGATGGAAAAACACTCGCAAGCGGGAGTAGGGACAGGACTATCCGTTATGGAAAAACACTCGCAAGCGGAAATTTTGACCATACTATCCGTTTATGGGATGTCAACACTAACCATCCCATACGCATACTCAGAGGGCATACGGATGTGGTTTTGAGCATGGCGTTTAGCCCAGATGGAAAAACACTCGCAAGCGGGAGTGGGGACAAGACTATCCGTTTATGGGATGTGGATACTGGCAATCTCATACGCACACTCACAGGGCATGGGGGTGTGGTCTGGAGCGTATCCTTCAGTCCAGATGGAAAAACACTCGCAAGCGGGAGTTATAAGGAAATCCGTTTACGGGATGTCAGCACTGGCACCGCCCTACGCACACTCACAACGGATGCGGTCAAAAGTGTGGCGTTTAGCCCGGATGGACAGACGCTCGCAAGCGGAGGTTTTGGCAAGAATGGTATCCGTTTATGGGAGGTCAGCACTGGCAATCTTCTGCACAGCCTTCCCTCCACAGGGATCCAGAGTGTGTCGTTCAGTCCAGATGGGCAAACACTCGCAAGTGGGACTTATCAGGAAATCCGTTTATGGGAGGTCAGCACTGGCAAGCCCATACGTACACTCATAGGGCATGGGGATGTGGTCTGGAGCGTGGCGTTTAGCCCAGATGAAAAAACAATCGCAAGCGGGAGCGGGGATAAGACCATCCGTTTATGGGACGCGAACACAGGTAATCTCATACGCACACTCACAGGACATACTCATCCCATACGCACACTCACAGGGTATACGCGGGCTGTCAGGAGCGTGGCGTTTAGCCCAGATGGAAAAACAATCGCAAGCGGGAGTGGAGACACGGCTATCCGTTTATGGGATGTGAACACAGGTAATCTCGTCCGCACACTCACAGGGCATACGAATGCAGTCTATAGCGTGGCGTTTAGCCCAGATGGACAGACGCTCGCAAGTGGGAGCGGGGACAATACCATCCGTTTATGGGAGGTCAGCACTGGCAAGCCCATACGCACATTCACAGGGCATACAGATGCAGTCTGGAGCGTGGTGTTTAGCCCGGATAGTGGTACCCTCTCGAGTGGGAGTAGCGACGGCACGATATTCTTGTGGACACTCGCACGGGCAGACTAACCCCTACACCTTACGCTGACTGCAGGCGAATTCACCGCCATGCGGAAGACGCTCGGACGAAAGTAAAGGATTCGGAAGGATGGTATGAAAGTTCAGAATCCTTGAAAGCACAATTGGAAGAAGACAAACGGCAAGGCTGAAAATATGTTTCACTTTTGATCCGTCTAAACACATATCTCTGGAAGCACCTGCCGATTAATTGAGGAAAACAACGTGAATTTAAATACTGTTCATATACTTGATACTGGCACAGAACTGTTTGTTGACGACGCGCTGATCGCTTCCAAACACGGCGTGACGCGCACACTGCATCAGTGCGTAAAGCATGATGTTTCTGTTCTTAAACCTGACCCCGACAATCTGTGGGAACACGGTGGACCGGATCAGTCCAGACGTGTACACCTCTACGGGACTACACTATACGATGCTGCGTACGGAAAATACCGTATGTGGTACATGTGTCGTATGGGACCGCATTGGCGGTTTGAAGCGAATGAGATTCCGGGACTTTACGTGCCACGTCCTGACCGAAACCCGTCAACATATAGGGGACAGACCCACGATGCTTACGGGCGGAAATTTGTTGAAAATGATCGCGGTGACCTTACCTGCTATGCGGAGAGCGATGATGGATTGACATGGACGAAACCGAATCTTGGTCTGTTTGAATTTAACGGAAACCCAAATAACAACATTGTGTGGGACCTCCACGGTGCGTGCGTCTTCCGTGATGATGATGAATCGGATCCACAGAGACGGTATAAGATGATCGGTTTTTGCAGACGGTACCGTAACATCTTCTTGCTCATGTCACCCGATGGGATCCGATGGGACGATTCAGATTACCTTGAACCAATTGCGGATCGGGATAACGAAGGTGCGTTCAACGTCATCTACGATAAAAAAACAGACCTGTTCCGTGCGTATGCCTTGATACGTGGGAACGATAAAGACGCAAGGCGTATGATCGCATACACTGAAAGTCCACGTCTTGAGGGACCTTGGAAACCGCTCGAACCGATGTTCGGTGCAGCGGATGCGGACGACGCAGTGGGTGTGCAGCGATACGGTGCCGATCGCGCTGAAATCCACAATATGTCGGGCTTCCTTTATCATAACATTTACATCGGCATCCCCGGCGTGTTATATGTGACAGGACCCGGTGCGGCAGAACATGAAATCCCTGTTGATGGACCGATTGACGCGCAACTTGTTTGCAGCCGAGACGGGTTCAATTGGGACTATCCAGACGGGATTCGGACCCCGATTATCCCGCGCGGTGAAAGCGGTACATTCGACACCGGTATGATTATGGGAACCGCCATCGAACCGATCATTACCGACGATGAAATTCACTGGTACTATACAGGGACAGAACACACCCACGGGGCGCAGATGAAGGATCGGCACAAGGAGATCGGACTTGCGAAGTGGCGATTAGACGGCTTCGTCTCGCTTGATGCAGATGCAGATGATGGTATCGTTGAAACCGTCCCGTTACAGATTCCGGACGGCGGATTTGAAATTAATGCCGATGCGAGCGGAGGCCAGGTCAAAGTTGAAGTGCTAACGGCTGAAGGACAGGTTCAACCCGGATTTTCGGTTGATGACTGCGTTCCGTTGACAAGTGATAATATCCGACACGCGGTGCGATGGAAATCAACTACGGTGGCAAATGCTACACAGCCGCTACGACTCCGTTTTGTGCTGAACCGTGCCAAACTATATGCTTTCCGAGTAGGGATAAACTCCTGATACCGAATTAAATAGCTTGAACTTCCTCGCCAAAGGAGAACTAAATGGATACCTTATCGACACACGACGGCTCCCCGGAAAATCGTGTGGACAACTTGTTGAAGCTGGAAATACTTGAAGCGTTTGACCGGACTGCGTTTGAGCGCGATGGATATTGGGTGTGGGAAGGGATACTCACGGATGCTGCCCGTAAGCAGTGGACAACCAGCTTACAGAAGTTACAACAGATGAACGATGCGATCCTCATGGATACGGAGTGGCGTGCTATCGACTTTGAGGCGCGGGGGTTTCCGCAGCCTTTGCCAGAACAAATTGCACCGACGTTTTTGGCGGCGTGCTGCGGGGGTTCAGAGCAAATGCCCAGTTTCCTCAGAACCGCTGAGTTGCGTCAATATATGCATACCCAGGGACTGTTCGGACCGGGCAACGCGTTGGTCACACATGGGTTCAAGTCACAAGGTGTCATGCCGGAATACTTTCCTGCCGGATACGACGACTTTATAATGGACGTGACATCCGCTCATCCGCAGATGATGGCACTCTTCAGGAAACTTTTCGGAGACCGATTTATACTCGATCACTGCTTCATGCTCAACCGGGCACCGGGTTCAAAAGGACGCCGGTGGCATGCACACCAGTATCGGGAGGGACAATACGAAGTTGAGGACCCGATTGGGACTGGACACGCCCTTACCACTGATTTCCTACAACGGCAGTGTATTCGGACGTTGTGCTATCCAGAAGGGGCAATTATCAAGGATGGCGGCGAACTTGCGATTATCCCCGGTGCACATCTCTATCGGATTCCGTACAAATGGAGCACGGAACGACCCGATGATGACGCTGCCATGAAAGCGGGCTGGCTGAAAGGCAAAGTCCACGCCTTCACAGGGAAGCCGTTGGAAATCGTACATCTCTCACTACCGCCTGGAAGCATGGTTTCGTTTGTCCATCATATGCCGCATTATGTTGGCTATCGGAAGCCAAGGATGCCGACCCGGTGGGGACTGCTTATGGCGTATCGAACGCCTGACCCAGAAGCAGAGCCAGCCAAATGGACAAATGGGATTCCGACCCATTGGGTGGAACAGGCCGCGGACCAAGGAAAACTACCCACTGCGGCACAGCGTGTATTTGAGGCAGATAATCCCCTCGATATGCACTCACAGAGTCGTAACGAATAAGATTACCTTATTGGGAGGTCCCACCTCACGGTAGAAACCGGAAGATTTCGGGTCCGGTGTTTCCGTAGGCAAGACGTTCCACTTTACCCGTCTTTACTCCAAAAGCCCATTTTCCTTGTACCATTGGGCGTTTGGATACAAAGCCATAATGGATACCTCTAATTTTATTCTCCAGAGTTACTGTCCGACATCTGGATCCAGTTCCTTAGCCTTCTCAAAATCTGCTTTTGCGGCTTCCTTCTGCCCAAGTGCCTCTTTCGCACGCCCGCGATCGTAGTAAGTTTCTGCAGACTCTGGGTTTATCTCAATGGCTTTATCAAAATCTGTGATTGCGCCTTCCACGTCACCGAGAGCCAACTTTGCGAGGCCCCGACCGCTATAAGCCTCGGCATCCCCTGGAGCGAGCTTGATGACGTGTGTCCAGTCCTCAATTGCCTCTGCCAAGAGATCTTGTGCCTTTTCCGCATTCCCCCGAGCGGCCTGAAATTCGCCAAGGCTGAACCGCTGCTTCGCACGAGTGATGTAATCAGGGAGATTTTCCGGGTTGAGCACTTTCGCTTTTTCAAAGTCAGTTTTTGCGGCTTTATAGAACGTTTGTGCCTTCTCCGTATTGCCACGGGCAGATTCCAAATCACCAAGGTCATCATATAAAACCCCGCGATTGTTGTAGACACTGGCATACTTTGGATCTATCTGGATAACCTTATCGTAGTCGGCTATCGCCGTTTCATAAAACGCTTCTGCCTTCTCCGTATTGCCACGGGCAAATTCCAAACCACCAAGATTGTAGTGTGCCACACCGCGATTATTATAGGCATTGGCATGCTCCGGGGCGAGTTGGATAGCCTCATCATAGTCAGCTATCGCCGTCTCATAAAACGCTTCTGCTTTCTCCGTATTGCCACGGGCAGATTCCAAATCACCGAGGCCGTCATATAAAACCCCGCGATTGTTGTAGACACCAGTAGACTCTGGATCTATCTGGATAACCTTATCATAGTCAACTATCGCCGCTTTATAGAACGCTTCTGCCTTCTCCGTATTGCCACGGGCAGATTCCAAATCACCAAGACTATAGTGTGACACACCGCGATTGTTGTAAACATCAATAGACTCTGGATCTATCTGGATAGCTTTATCATAGTCGGCTATCGCCGCCTCATAGAACGCTTCTGCCTTCTCCGTATTGCCACGGGCAGATTCCAAATCACCAAGGTCGTCATATAAAACCCCGCGACTGTTGTAGACACCAGTAGACTTTGGGGCCAGTTGGATAACCTTATCGTAGTCGGCTATCGCCGCTTTATAGAACGTTTGTGCCTTCTCCGTATTGCCACGGGCAGATTCCAAATCACCAAGGTCATCATATAAAACCCCGCGATTGTTGTAGGCATCAGTATGTTCTGGATCAATCTTGATAGCTTTATCATAATCAACTATCGCCGCTTCGTTATTGCCAAGTTTGGACTTCGCTAATCCGAGATCGAAATAAATATTGAAAATTCCATCATTTATTTTTACGGCTTTATCATAATCGGCTATCGCTGCTTCATAGTTGCCAAGGGCAAATTGAGCGTCTCCGCGTTTGTAGTAAGGATAAAAAAATTGAGCGTTTATTTTTATGCCTTTATCAAAATTGGCTATCGCTTCATGGTAGTCATTCGCATTATATTTCATCTGTCCCTGAACGAATAATGCATACGCACGGATAAGTTCTCGCTGCTGCCATTTCGCTAAAGGTTCTGTTGCCTCCGACTGCCCAAGTAATGCCTTGAGTATACTTGAGGGGATAGCGTAACCGTAATGCTCATTTCCAGCAGCATTAATCCCTACGACTTGTCCACCACTACTACTTAGCACAGGGCTCCCACTACCGCCACTACCAATATAAGGGGTCATCCGGAGCCATTCATCACCATTGGAAGTACTACATATCGTTCCTTTGATGACTCTGTATCTTTTGTCAGGGTATCCCACCGCAACAACAGGTTCACCGCTTTGAATAGTTTCACTGTCACCGAGAGATAGCGGGATGCCTTCACCCGCAATCTTTAGGATGACGAGATCATTTTCCGCATCAAAAGCAGTGACTCCCTCAACAGCCAAGATTTTCGTTTTACCTCTAAGTTTGACGAAAACAGGACCGGGTTGGGCTACAACATGGACATTGGTTGCCACCTTGTCTTCCTTCACAAAGAAGCCGCTACCACTATAAAAGCCACCAGCCCAACTCATCACACGGACTGTAGAATCCTTGGCTTTTTCGGATGTTAAATCCGCTGCTGACTCGTTAACATCCTCCGGATTGCTTAGTTGGATGTATTCATCGTAATCAGTGATGCCGTCGTGATACCACCCCTGCGCTTTCCCAGCATCACCGCGTGCGGACTCAATATCGCCAAGTTTACATTTTACTGTTGCCTGATTCTCATAAGCCTCAGTATATTTTGGATTAATCTCAATAGCTTGTCTATAGTCCGAAATCGCCGATTCATATAACGCTTCTGTTCTCTCCGTATTTCCGCGGGAGGATTCTAATTTACCAAAGGCAGACTTCGCCAGTCCTCGATTGTTGTAAGTATTAGCACCCTCTGGATCAATCGTGATAGCGTGTATATAGTCTTCAATCGCCGATTCATACAAATACTGTGCTTCTTTGGCATTCTCGCGGGCAGCTTCGGATTCGCCAAGCCTGAACTTCATCAATCCCCGATCATTGTAGGCGGAGTCATCCTCTGGATTTACCTTGATGACTTGCGTAAAATCTTCAATCGCCGATTCATATAACGCTTCTGTTTTCTCAGGATTGCCGTGGTCCGATTCTAATTTACCAAGGGCCAACCTCACGCCACCACGATTACGATAGAAACCAACATCCTCTGGATTTACGTTGATGGCTTGCGTAAAATCTTCAATCGCTGTTTTATACAAACGCTCCGCTTCTTTAGTATTCCCACGTGCGTTCTCGGATTCGCCAAACTTGAATTTTGCGGTTCCACGATTGTTGTAGATAGTCGCATCCTCTGCCTCAATCTGGATCGCCCTATTGAAATCAAGTATTGCCCCTTCAAAGTCGTCAAGAGATGCCTTGGCGGCACCGCGAAAATTATAGGTATGGGCATACTCTGGATCCACCTGGATCGCTTTATCGCAATCGGCTATCGCCGCTTCATATAAACGCTGTGCTTTCTCAGCATTCCCGCGTGCAGATTCAGACTCTCCCAATCTACATTTTATACCACCTCGATTGCTATAAGCATCGGCATACTGAGCGTCAAGTTCAATGGCTTTATCAAGATCAACAATTGCATCAGTATAGTCACCAAGGTGTGCCTTCACGCTCCCACGGAGGAAGTAAGCATCAGGGGCATCCGGATCTATTTTAATAACTCGCGTACAGGAAGCAATCGCGCTGTCATAGTTCCCA is a window encoding:
- a CDS encoding tetratricopeptide repeat protein, producing the protein MKRNTKFLFLFLVLSFFISCAQAPQQVVSEKPVAPTADLTSEKIRDSIVLIESENASGTGFFIAPDMVATSTHVVAHIGSVSVKSPDKEKDWTIEGVVGFDAKNSLVILKLGNKGKPLPLADRVQIGESVSISGYPNGAFKVSESRIQSILKNDRWLRLNTTTAKKTNGSPVFNNKGQVIGVIVPYGDYTISSSVLAALLAEPIPMEPLTEWQQREQIRAAAYYGLGKEKFGAKDYAGALVDFDKAIAFNPAYVRAYYERGRTQDHLGNYDSAIASCTRVIKIDPDAPDAYFLRGSVKAHLGDYTDAIVDLDKAIELDAQYADAYSNRGGIKCRLGESESARGNAEKAQRLYEAAIADCDKAIQVDPEYAHTYNFRGAAKASLDDFEGAILDFNRAIQIEAEDATIYNNRGTAKFKFGESENARGNTKEAERLYKTAIEDFTQAINVNPEDVGFYRNRGGVRLALGKLESDHGNPEKTEALYESAIEDFTQVIKVNPEDDSAYNDRGLMKFRLGESEAARENAKEAQYLYESAIEDYIHAITIDPEGANTYNNRGLAKSAFGKLESSRGNTERTEALYESAISDYRQAIEINPKYTEAYENQATVKCKLGDIESARGDAGKAQGWYHDGITDYDEYIQLSNPEDVNESAADLTSEKAKDSTVRVMSWAGGFYSGSGFFVKEDKVATNVHVVAQPGPVFVKLRGKTKILAVEGVTAFDAENDLVILKIAGEGIPLSLGDSETIQSGEPVVAVGYPDKRYRVIKGTICSTSNGDEWLRMTPYIGSGGSGSPVLSSSGGQVVGINAAGNEHYGYAIPSSILKALLGQSEATEPLAKWQQRELIRAYALFVQGQMKYNANDYHEAIANFDKGIKINAQFFYPYYKRGDAQFALGNYEAAIADYDKAVKINDGIFNIYFDLGLAKSKLGNNEAAIVDYDKAIKIDPEHTDAYNNRGVLYDDLGDLESARGNTEKAQTFYKAAIADYDKVIQLAPKSTGVYNSRGVLYDDLGDLESARGNTEKAEAFYEAAIADYDKAIQIDPESIDVYNNRGVSHYSLGDLESARGNTEKAEAFYKAAIVDYDKVIQIDPESTGVYNNRGVLYDGLGDLESARGNTEKAEAFYETAIADYDEAIQLAPEHANAYNNRGVAHYNLGGLEFARGNTEKAEAFYETAIADYDKVIQIDPKYASVYNNRGVLYDDLGDLESARGNTEKAQTFYKAAKTDFEKAKVLNPENLPDYITRAKQRFSLGEFQAARGNAEKAQDLLAEAIEDWTHVIKLAPGDAEAYSGRGLAKLALGDVEGAITDFDKAIEINPESAETYYDRGRAKEALGQKEAAKADFEKAKELDPDVGQ